The Deinococcus hopiensis KR-140 sequence CCTCAGCTCGAACCGACCTTCGGCTGGGCCGTCGTACTGCGCCGCGCAGGGGTGGTGCTCGGGGCGGCCCTTTGTGCAGCGCGGCAAGTGGAATACACCGACTCGGGCGTCACGCTGGGCCAGGTCTGCCGTGAGGCGCAGGCCAACGGCTTTTTCGCCCTGCTGCGCCGCCGCACGCTGGACGGCCGGAGCTGAACCTGTCCATGATGGCTGCCCGCCCCTTCGCTACACTCGCCCCATGACCTCTCCTGCTCCCGAAGGCATTCCTCCACACGAGTTCCGGCAGACGCTGGGGCGCTTCGCCAGCGGCGTGACGATCATCACGGCCAGCGA is a genomic window containing:
- a CDS encoding endo alpha-1,4 polygalactosaminidase — its product is MPRPGFRWGGSWQPGRVRGEPGLSREDALRYAHWLTRGAHLLGLKNVPDLVPQLEPTFGWAVVLRRAGVVLGAALCAARQVEYTDSGVTLGQVCREAQANGFFALLRRRTLDGRS